One window of Streptomyces sp. SUK 48 genomic DNA carries:
- a CDS encoding protein-L-isoaspartate(D-aspartate) O-methyltransferase, translating into MDWKPYAAALAAEVTYSGSAWWDPVSATPRHQLVGRWFTPGGGGWKMVEGSADKETWARAAYSDTTLVTRVGPVHADLAEPGQTYTGLPTSSSTHPSLVLTMLRQGRLAPGARLLDVATGSGYSAALACHRLGAEMVTTLDVDTYLSEAAAERLERIGYRPDVVAADATADLPGVFDRIVSMVSVPRIPASWLRGLAPQGRLVTTIAGTGLIVTADKGPDGGAIGRVEWDRASFMATRAGVDYPPRLDELFAASGEDGEVTLSPFPVLNVMQAWDLWSMLSLMAPGIEHRTGTDDRGGRLAWMLHSDGSWARARTAPGERTTTVHQGGPRRLYDLLDEIRWRWLEHGELPVYGAQVTISPDGVTTLSRGGWTATL; encoded by the coding sequence ATGGACTGGAAACCGTATGCAGCCGCCCTCGCGGCCGAGGTCACGTATTCGGGCTCGGCCTGGTGGGACCCGGTCAGCGCTACACCCCGGCACCAGCTGGTGGGGCGCTGGTTCACGCCCGGCGGGGGCGGCTGGAAGATGGTCGAGGGTTCCGCCGACAAGGAGACGTGGGCCCGCGCTGCCTACTCGGACACGACACTGGTCACGCGGGTCGGGCCGGTGCACGCCGACCTGGCCGAGCCCGGCCAGACGTACACCGGACTGCCCACCTCGTCCTCCACACATCCGAGCCTGGTCCTCACAATGCTCCGGCAGGGCCGCCTCGCCCCGGGCGCGCGCCTGCTGGACGTAGCCACCGGCTCCGGATACAGCGCCGCTCTGGCCTGCCACCGGCTCGGCGCCGAGATGGTGACGACACTCGACGTCGATACGTATCTCTCGGAGGCGGCTGCCGAGCGGCTGGAGCGTATCGGCTACCGCCCGGACGTCGTCGCCGCCGACGCCACCGCCGACCTGCCAGGCGTCTTCGACCGGATCGTGTCCATGGTGTCCGTACCCCGAATTCCCGCATCGTGGCTGCGCGGCCTCGCTCCGCAGGGGCGCCTGGTGACGACGATCGCGGGCACCGGACTGATCGTCACGGCCGACAAGGGGCCCGACGGCGGCGCGATCGGCCGGGTCGAGTGGGACCGGGCCTCGTTCATGGCCACCCGGGCGGGCGTCGACTACCCGCCCCGCCTCGATGAACTGTTCGCCGCCAGCGGGGAGGACGGCGAGGTGACCTTGTCACCGTTCCCGGTGCTGAACGTGATGCAGGCGTGGGACCTGTGGTCGATGCTGTCGCTGATGGCGCCGGGGATCGAGCACCGCACCGGCACCGATGACCGTGGGGGCCGCTTGGCGTGGATGCTGCACTCTGACGGGTCATGGGCGCGGGCCCGGACCGCGCCGGGCGAGCGCACCACGACCGTCCACCAGGGCGGCCCGCGCCGCCTTTACGACCTGCTGGACGAAATCCGCTGGCGGTGGCTGGAGCACGGCGAGCTACCCGTGTACGGGGCACAGGTCACCATCAGCCCCGACGGTGTGACGACGCTGTCGCGGGGCGGCTGGACGGCCACGCTCTGA
- a CDS encoding DUF6087 family protein, whose product MDDERRELRRPARGERRATPLGDRPEQGAHVDPDTPRVIQEWDGCQWTPTGVADDRGAAAAEAGRDANARAERIPLPAFGKLPHMPEPWRPTKRFYRPDTSGQ is encoded by the coding sequence ATGGACGACGAGCGCCGCGAGCTGCGCCGCCCGGCACGCGGGGAGCGGCGGGCCACCCCGCTCGGCGACCGGCCGGAGCAGGGCGCGCACGTAGACCCGGACACTCCGCGCGTCATCCAGGAGTGGGACGGGTGCCAGTGGACACCCACCGGTGTCGCCGATGACCGGGGCGCTGCGGCTGCTGAGGCCGGGAGGGACGCGAACGCCCGTGCCGAGCGCATTCCTCTGCCGGCGTTCGGCAAGCTGCCGCACATGCCCGAACCCTGGCGCCCTACAAAGCGCTTCTACCGCCCCGATACGTCAGGGCAGTAA